The sequence below is a genomic window from Variovorax paradoxus B4.
CGGTGCCGGTCCTCCGGCGCAACCGGCCCCTCGCGCTCGTCGAGCATCTTGACGTAGCCGCCGAAGGGAAAAGCGCCGATGACGAACTCGGTTTCCTGGCCCGGGTGCTGGCGCCTGGGCTGCCAGCGGTACAGCGTCTTGCCGAAGCCGACCGAGAACCGCAACACCTTGACGCCGCAAGCGACGGCGACGCGGTAGTGGCCGTATTCGTGCACGGCAATCAGGACGCCGAGTGCAACCACGAAAGCAATAACGGTGAGCATCCGGATCCTCTGTTGGCGGGAGCGTCAGGCCGCGAAGCGCAGTGCCGCGGCATTGGCGGCCGCCCGGGCACTGGCGTCGAGCGCCAGCAGATCGGCCAGCGATGCGGGCTTGGAGGGGCTGACGGCTTCCAAAGTTTCCATGTTGACCGCATGAATGCGGTCGAAGCGCAGTCGCCGATCAAGAAAGGCCTCGACCGCGACTTCGTTGGCAGCATTGAGGACCGCCGTGGTCCCGGGCGCCGCACGCAGCGCATGCCAGGCCAAGCCCAGTCCCGGGAACAGCGCCGCATCGGGAGCGTCGAAGCTCAGCGACGCCATCTGGCGGAAGTCGAGGCGCGCCGCGCCGCTCTCGATGCGCTCGGGCCAGGCCAGGCCGACAGCGATGGGCACCCGCATGTCGGGCGTCCCCAGCTGGGCAATGACCGAGGCATCGGTGAACTGGACCATCGAATGCACCACGCTCTGTGGATGGATGACCACCTCGATCTGCTCGGGCAGGACGCCGAACAGATGGCGCGCCTCGATCACCTCGAGCGCCTTGTTCATCATGGTGGCGGAATCGACCGAGATCTTGCGGCCCATGACCCAGTTCGGATGCGCGCAGGCCTGCTCGGGCGTGACCGTACCCAGCGTATCGGGCGCGCGCGTGCGGAACGGGCCGCCCGAAGCCGTAAGAATGATCTTGTCGATGCGGCGCGGCCAGGTCGACGGATCCTCGGGCAGCGACTGGAAGATGGCCGAGTGCTCGCTGTCGATCGGCAGCA
It includes:
- the ispC gene encoding 1-deoxy-D-xylulose-5-phosphate reductoisomerase; amino-acid sequence: MNTPKQRITVLGSTGSVGVSTLDVISRHPDRFEVFALSASTKVDEMLAQCARFSPRYAVMASAPHAALLAEKIEQNNLGTKVLSGDDAIERIASHEEVDAVMAAIVGAAGLGPCLAAARAGKRLLLANKEALVVGGELFMRTVRDGGATLLPIDSEHSAIFQSLPEDPSTWPRRIDKIILTASGGPFRTRAPDTLGTVTPEQACAHPNWVMGRKISVDSATMMNKALEVIEARHLFGVLPEQIEVVIHPQSVVHSMVQFTDASVIAQLGTPDMRVPIAVGLAWPERIESGAARLDFRQMASLSFDAPDAALFPGLGLAWHALRAAPGTTAVLNAANEVAVEAFLDRRLRFDRIHAVNMETLEAVSPSKPASLADLLALDASARAAANAAALRFAA